A window of Kwoniella pini CBS 10737 chromosome 9, complete sequence genomic DNA:
GTAATAACTTGTCCGCCTCCTTTGAGTATAGGCTAATGGAGGACCCACTTTATTCTAGACCATAAGTGAGCTGCGATATGTGTGGAATAAAGGAACATGATGACATGCACTGTTCATATTGACTATAATCGTCCATGCATAATATGTGTTCATTAGAATTATAAAGATTCCACTTTTCGATACAGTAATTCTATCAAACATGCTAATTACTTAAAAAGCCTTATATGTAAATCCCCACCGTACATCAACCTAGGTCTGATCACAATAACATTCCCAACGCAACGATTGAACCAcctatcatcattattccAGATGATAAACTAATTTTTTCAGCACCACTGGTAGTTGTTTGAGTACTGCTAGTGGTATTAGCACCTTTTGCATTTGTAGGAGTTGAAGTCGAATTTGTAGTTAAACCTTTTGAGATGAGCCAAGGTGGTATACTACCTATAACAGGTTCATAAGTATTTGGTGTTGTTGTATTATCATCTCCTGCCCAACACCAAGTATCAAAACAACTTTGACAATCTGATGTTCTATTTTCACTAGTATATCCAAATGATCTATCTGTTAATGCACATGCAAAACATTTTGGCCAAGTTTCAATTGATCCATTTAAAGTTAATGATCTCATTCCATTATTTAATGTCATTTCTGCTTCTTGATTTGTATAACTTAATTGATACTATATAAAACTAATCAGCACATTTGCCTTTTTGGAATATGATTTAACACAGGCTGAAAGAGGGGAAAAGCAGACTCACAGTCGAAGTGTTAGCAGCTGCACTCCATGGATAATTAGGTACataaatgatcaaaggTGTAGTAGTATCGTTACATCCGAAGAAAGTTGGTCTTGTATTGTATCCACCATTAACAAATCCATTCTCAGATGGTACTTCAGGCATTCGAATGTTAGTTCCTGTAGTTTCGGCTAAAACCTTTGCTCTTTCGAAAGTCGTTCTCAGTGCAGTACCATTTGGCCATATGTAGGTGGAATCATAGGAAGAATCAAATGCTATGATGGCGTCGACTTCTCTGAGAGGGACTAGAAGGGGTTCAATTGggatattttgatttgtttctCCGGCATCTACTAAAGTGATGTATTCGAGTTCGGCAATCTAGGTAACACAAGTTAGCATGATCTGAAAGTACAAGGAGCACCATTTTTGCAGAGCGCGTATGCACTCACGGGGTTCTCGCCGGAATTGTAATTGGCGAATGAGTTAGGTACCCTCGAAATATCTTCCTGATCCTCTCCTAGGTCTTGCAAGAAACCTTCAATGAGCCCGGTAACTAGACCTGTATCAGTACCGTTGATTGCCAGCAAAGCGCCATTGAAAAGGGTTGCAGAGGTTCCCATAACGTAGCTATCACAAACCTGAATTAGTCTTCGCAGATACTAAGGAGCAGGTACTGATGAATTTATAGagaaatatcaagaaaGCCCTTAATTACTCACgataattgatcaaaaccCTTGAAACAAGTTCCATTAGGTTGTCCTCCATTTAGTTCACTTCCCAGATACTCTAAATTGGTAAAAGCTCCAATCGACTTTTGAACGGATCCAAAAGCCCAAGAACCAAATTCATAAGGTGTAAATTCCCAAACAGTGGCATTCTCAGCAACAACTAGTTCCCCAGCTTCTCGTTCAGCAGCGATAATAATGGGCATAGGTAAATCCGCGTCTCCCAATTGTGAAATTACTGAAGGGAGTTGAGAGAAAGTCAAGTTGGGGGTATTggataattgatattgggTAGGTAACATGTGAGAAGCGATTGCAAGTCCCCATAAATCGGTAAGTTGGGTTGGAAATCCTGCATCTTTCTTTGCGTTCGTTTCGGTCACCAAAGAAGTGTAGAAGGATAATTTGTCATCATCCGGGAAAATCAGGTTGGAATCCAAATTCCAAAGCTATGAGTACGATGTCAGCTTATATTATAGAGGGATGATCGATATGAGGATGGGTGAGAATATCGGTGGAACACGATTAATCAGATTGTTCATTCAGATATGATACTCACGTTGGTCAACAAGTCCGAAGGCAATGCCCCGCCGTTAGCCATGAAAGTTCCCGTTGCCCAACTTCCACCACTCAAACCAGCCCAATAGGTGACACCGTCTAACCAACCACCAAGACCACTAGCAGAGCCTTCAGATGACTGATTCATCATTCCCATGACACCGCCTAGACCGGTCCTACAATCATTCATGAAATTAGCATTCTTTTCATAAGAATAGGGTTTTAGGAGTTGGTATTTTGGAACGAAGATCGTGAAATAACTTACAACATCGCTCTATATCCTCCTCCAGCTAAGGCGACACCAATGCTAGGTGTTCTAGGAGGATTAGGTATACCATGGGAAGAAGCCATAGTATTGACGGCAGGTCCGGTCTTTTGTTCTCGTTTGGTCAAGAAGTCTTTTTCTCCTTGAGATAACCCTTCCTGTAAAGTGCACGCAATCAATACACAGGCACAGACGTATTTTATGCAGGATTGGGAAAGTAGGAGTTGACTTACAGTAGCATTCCGTATCCAAGTCAATCCAGTGGGACAGTCTACCTGATAAGGTGCATAAGACTTGTCACCCAGTGATCTGATTGCTAATTCCTGAGCTTCTCTTCTTGTAAGACCTTCatatccttcaatttctctAGTTGAGGCCTCTCGTGAGAGTGGATGAGCGGCGAATGCAGTGGGTATGGCCAGAATAGCCAGAAGTGCTGGTGTGATCATGTTGAGATATGTCGAGGCAAGTATATGTCACACGAGGGTTATCTAGTATTTTAACAAATATATGTAAGGTGTAATACTAAAGAAACGAAAGTGAGAACGAAAATGTGAGTTATACTATATATACTTGACTATTGAGCTACAGAAAGATGAAGCGATGATGCCAAGAATGCCAATCCGGAAAAGCGATACAAAGGATGAGGGGAAAGATGATTGATCTGCACGAATGGGAGACTTGTCTTCTTATAAGGATTTTCTGAtgcttcttgatctttcaagTTTTTCTCGCAGTTTTCCTTGATGAATAAGTGACGATTATTCGGGCGCCGACTAAATTGAGGTGAGGTGGGTGAGTCACATCACATTAATTACAGCGTACGTCGTTCTTCACAACTTTTTACTTGATCTCTAAAAAGTCCTGAAAATTAACGTTGATCAACGGTAATAACGATTAAACTTTAGGAAATGACGCTAGAAAGCATTCGTAGGCACTGACATCCCATCGATTTATTTATTACAACATTTTACCTTTGGGTTTTCGGGTTTTAGCGAAGTCTCATACCCAATTGAACCCGCCTTTAAGCTTAAACATGGCGTTCATGTCTTTGCGTTGAGCCATCCCCTGGTGAGCTCGATCGATCACGTGCAACAGCGGCATTTGCGGGTTACTCTTTTACTCAGGGTGGAGGCTGTCCACTGTTGGATTAATACCCAATTTAATGTGATCTTACTTTTCTTTGCCATgacttcctcttcttttgaGGCGACTTATCAGTGCTGTAAGAGTTATGTTTACATCTGTCCTGACC
This region includes:
- a CDS encoding phospholipase B, translated to MITPALLAILAIPTAFAAHPLSREASTREIEGYEGLTRREAQELAIRSLGDKSYAPYQVDCPTGLTWIRNATEGLSQGEKDFLTKREQKTGPAVNTMASSHGIPNPPRTPSIGVALAGGGYRAMLTGLGGVMGMMNQSSEGSASGLGGWLDGVTYWAGLSGGSWATGTFMANGGALPSDLLTNLWNLDSNLIFPDDDKLSFYTSLVTETNAKKDAGFPTQLTDLWGLAIASHMLPTQYQLSNTPNLTFSQLPSVISQLGDADLPMPIIIAAEREAGELVVAENATVWEFTPYEFGSWAFGSVQKSIGAFTNLEYLGSELNGGQPNGTCFKGFDQLSYVMGTSATLFNGALLAINGTDTGLVTGLIEGFLQDLGEDQEDISRVPNSFANYNSGENPIAELEYITLVDAGETNQNIPIEPLLVPLREVDAIIAFDSSYDSTYIWPNGTALRTTFERAKVLAETTGTNIRMPEVPSENGFVNGGYNTRPTFFGCNDTTTPLIIYVPNYPWSAAANTSTYQLSYTNQEAEMTLNNGMRSLTLNGSIETWPKCFACALTDRSFGYTSENRTSDCQSCFDTWCWAGDDNTTTPNTYEPVIGSIPPWLISKGLTTNSTSTPTNAKGANTTSSTQTTTSGAEKISLSSGIMMIGGSIVALGMLL